The following are encoded together in the Vigna unguiculata cultivar IT97K-499-35 chromosome 2, ASM411807v1, whole genome shotgun sequence genome:
- the LOC114169015 gene encoding AAA-ATPase At2g18193-like translates to MGLYSKNLFSSFTSASSWFEVYAAFSTLMILLRTAINDLIPHQFRSFVISKLEGFFKYQPHSIVSIKINQFWDEGNHERNELFDAALAYLPTKITHTYKSLKVGRPQNQKHIELAVDGSEDVMDEFEGVKFTWKLDEGSNEESSFRKLNFVLAFNEKQRQRVLDRYIPHVFKTYEAMKNERRILKLYSRIRGYWNESELSHPATFDSLALSPELKNDIIDDLDRFLRRKDFYKKVGKPWKRGYLLYGPPGTGKSSLIAAIANHLKFDVYDLELSSIDSNSELMRAMRDASHRCIIVIEDIDCNKEVHARSKPNATSEDRDSESENEGSKMKSEKFTLSGLLNYMDGLCSSGGEERIVIFTTNHKEKIDHALLRPGRMDMHIHLSFLKGKAFRVLASNYLGIEGDHPLLHQIDDLLEKIEITPAVVGEQLLRYEDPDLSLEELVQFLKQKVKVKDRNCD, encoded by the exons ATGGGATTGTACTCCAAGAACCTTTTTTCTTCGTTTACATCGGCATCGTCATGGTTCGAGGTGTATGCTGCGTTCTCCACACTCATGATACTCCTCAGAACAGCAATCAATGATCTCATACCCCATCAGTTTCGATCCTTCGTCATCTCAAAGCTAGAGGGCTTCTTCAAATACCAACCACATAGCATAGTCTCtatcaaaattaatcaattttggGATGAAGGTAACCACGAGCGCAACGAACTTTTCGATGCTGCCCTGGCGTACCTCCCCACCAAGATTACTCACACCTACAAATCGCTCAAAGTTGGCAGACCGCAAAACCAGAAACACATCGAGCTTGCGGTGGATGGAAGTGAAGACGTGATGGACGAATTTGAAGGCGTCAAATTCACTTGGAAGCTGGATGAAGGGTCCAATGAGGAGTCTAGCTTCAGGAAGTTGAACTTTGTATTAGCCTTCAATGAGAAACAGAGACAGAGGGTACTGGATCGCTATATCCCACATGTGTTTAAAACATACGAGGCCATGAAAAATGAGAGAAGGATTCTAAAGTTGTATTCCAGAATACGTGGCTATTGGAACGAAAGTGAGTTATCACATCCTGCCACATTTGACTCACTAGCCTTGAGTCCTGAGCTGAAGAACGATATCATTGATGATTTGGATCGGTTCTTGAGGAGGAAGGACTTTTACAAGAAAGTGGGCAAGCCTTGGAAGCGTGGCTACTTGTTGTATGGACCCCCCGGAACTGGAAAATCTAGCCTTATTGCAGCCATCGCAAACCACTTGAAATTCGACGTGTATGATTTGGAGCTTTCGTCCATCGACTCTAACTCGGAACTCATGCGGGCCATGAGGGATGCATCTCACCGTTGCATCATTGTGATTGAAGACATAGACTGCAACAAGGAGGTCCATGCAAGATCAAAACCAAATGCTACTTCAGAGGATCGAGATTCAGAGTCTGAGAATGAGGGTTCAAAG ATGAAGTCAGAGAAGTTTACTCTGTCGGGTCTGCTTAACTACATGGACGGTTTGTGCTCGAGTGGTGGAGAGGAGCGGATTGTAATCTTCACTACTAACCACAAAGAGAAAATTGACCATGCATTGCTGCGCCCTGGTCGAATGGACATGCACATTCACTTGTCCTTCCTCAAAGGCAAGGCCTTTCGAGTGTTGGCTTCCAATTATCTAGGCATTGAAGGAGATCATCCACTCCTTCACCAAATTGATGATCTGTTGGAGAAAATTGAAATCACCCCTGCAGTGGTAGGAGAACAACTGTTGAGATATGAGGATCCTGACCTTAGTTTGGAAGAACTTGTTCAATTTCTCAAACAAAAGGTGAAGGTCAAGGATAGGAATTGTGACTGA